In Chloroflexota bacterium, a single window of DNA contains:
- the trmD gene encoding tRNA (guanosine(37)-N1)-methyltransferase TrmD: MRIEIVSLFPKMFDGPFGESIVKRAVDHGLVSIAIHNFRDYAHDRHHTVDDCPYGGGGGMVLKPEPLFEAVESIKGMINDSSVPVILLTPQGRLFCHQIAQELSKQRNLILICGHYEGVDERVRQYLVTDEISIGEYVITGGELAAMVVVDAVVRLLPGALGSEQAAGDDSYARGFLEYPQYTRPRVYRGWEIPPVLLSGDHQEIARWRCEQAIERTLLRRPDLFRKAVLSEEEKKLADRIKARRGFN; the protein is encoded by the coding sequence ATGCGCATTGAAATAGTCAGCCTGTTTCCAAAGATGTTTGATGGCCCTTTTGGCGAGAGCATTGTGAAGAGGGCGGTTGATCATGGCTTGGTGAGCATAGCTATTCACAATTTCCGGGATTATGCGCACGATAGACATCACACAGTAGATGATTGTCCCTATGGTGGTGGTGGAGGAATGGTACTGAAGCCCGAACCTCTTTTTGAGGCCGTGGAGTCGATTAAGGGAATGATAAATGATAGCTCTGTTCCGGTAATCCTGCTTACACCACAGGGGCGGCTCTTCTGCCATCAGATTGCGCAGGAGTTGTCAAAGCAAAGAAACCTGATTCTCATTTGCGGTCATTACGAGGGGGTAGATGAGAGGGTGAGGCAGTATCTGGTTACGGATGAGATCAGTATTGGGGAATATGTGATCACTGGTGGGGAACTGGCGGCTATGGTGGTGGTAGATGCTGTAGTCAGGTTGCTGCCTGGCGCACTGGGGTCGGAACAAGCGGCAGGGGATGATTCTTATGCCAGGGGTTTTCTGGAATATCCGCAGTATACCCGGCCGCGTGTATATAGGGGATGGGAAATACCGCCGGTGTTGCTTTCAGGAGATCATCAGGAGATTGCCAGATGGCGATGCGAGCAGGCTATCGAACGCACATTGCTGCGTCGTCCTGACCTCTTCAGAAAGGCTGTTTTGTCTGAAGAGGAGAAGAAGCTGGCAGACAGAATAAAGGCGAGAAGGGGGTTCAATTGA
- the priA gene encoding primosomal protein N' — protein sequence MGYAEVAVNSPIAQRRTFSYSIPPSVNLAVGQALWVPFGSRVLQGIVLQLTNYPGVEETREVVGVIDPHPLLSPVQIELARWISEYYLAPLFDAVALMLPPGFERRLVTYFHLSPEYSSVASASLTPEESQLLNLLEGGGRIALGVLERALGKKKAKLALGQLLSKGLVTRSQEMEGVRVKPRVLPYLHLGVDVEAARQEARRLVARAPKQAALLEFLASRRNSVSLEEVRKAAHFTPAVARALQGKGLISIERVQVWRDPLLDRSFSPSAPPPLTAAQEAALDQIRISLKQPVVGSPAVFLLHGVTGSGKTEVYMQALAEAVTLGKRAIVLVPEISLTPQTIERFASRFPHRVAVLHSKLSLGEQFDEWQRIREGAFDVVIGPRGAIFAPQPDLGLIIIDEEHEWNYKQQEQSPRYHAREVALKLAELSGAVTILGSATPDVETYYRAQTGRYRLLRLPQRITLRGESPLPEVKLVDMREELKAGNRSIFSRLLSRAVAETLSAQEQVILFLNRRGTATFVQCRNCGFVLRCHRCDLALTYHAEEETLVCHQCNYRKPVPTVCPECSSRRIRFLGIGTQRVAEEIAQAFPEARLLRWDRDATGGKDAHERILNKFLSHQADILIGTQMIAKGLDLPLVTLVGVISADTALHFPDIRSCERTFQLLSQVAGRAGRGSSPGRAVVQTYTPEHYAITSGARQDYASFYRQEIGYRRQYKNPPFSRLVSLVHTHTNAEMCRHGAERMHQRLMAKRNSEGIDVNLIGPSPMFFGRIRGRYRWQIILRGADPTRLLAGLPLPRGWVVDVDPIGLL from the coding sequence ATGGGCTATGCCGAAGTTGCCGTTAACTCGCCGATAGCTCAGCGTCGAACCTTCAGTTACAGCATCCCGCCCTCTGTCAATCTCGCTGTCGGACAAGCGCTTTGGGTCCCCTTCGGTTCCAGGGTGCTTCAAGGTATCGTCTTACAACTGACCAACTACCCTGGAGTTGAGGAAACGAGAGAGGTAGTTGGTGTTATAGATCCCCACCCCCTCCTCTCACCCGTTCAGATTGAACTGGCTCGCTGGATAAGCGAGTATTATCTAGCCCCTCTTTTCGATGCTGTTGCCTTGATGCTTCCACCGGGGTTTGAGCGGAGGCTGGTCACCTACTTCCATTTATCTCCCGAGTATTCTTCGGTGGCTTCTGCTTCACTTACCCCTGAAGAAAGTCAACTGCTGAACCTCCTGGAGGGAGGGGGAAGGATAGCTCTGGGAGTGTTGGAGAGGGCTCTGGGTAAGAAGAAGGCCAAGTTGGCCCTGGGGCAGCTCCTCAGCAAGGGATTGGTGACCAGGAGCCAGGAGATGGAAGGGGTGAGGGTAAAGCCCAGGGTTCTACCTTATTTACACCTGGGAGTTGATGTTGAGGCAGCAAGACAGGAGGCGAGGCGCCTGGTTGCCAGAGCTCCGAAGCAAGCGGCACTGCTCGAGTTCCTCGCAAGCAGACGGAATTCCGTTTCTCTCGAAGAAGTCAGGAAAGCGGCTCATTTTACCCCTGCCGTAGCCAGGGCATTGCAGGGCAAAGGGTTGATTTCCATAGAGCGTGTCCAGGTGTGGCGTGATCCCCTTTTGGATCGCAGCTTCTCTCCCAGTGCTCCCCCACCCCTTACTGCGGCACAGGAAGCAGCTTTAGATCAGATTCGTATCAGCTTGAAGCAGCCAGTGGTGGGCAGCCCGGCGGTGTTTCTTCTTCATGGGGTCACCGGCAGCGGCAAAACAGAGGTCTATATGCAAGCTCTGGCAGAAGCCGTGACTCTGGGCAAGCGCGCTATTGTCCTGGTGCCGGAGATATCGCTTACGCCGCAGACGATCGAGCGTTTTGCCTCTCGCTTCCCCCATCGAGTGGCTGTTCTCCATAGCAAACTGTCTCTGGGGGAGCAATTTGATGAGTGGCAAAGGATAAGGGAAGGAGCTTTCGATGTAGTCATCGGTCCTCGCGGGGCGATCTTTGCCCCTCAGCCGGATCTGGGGCTCATTATTATCGATGAGGAACATGAGTGGAATTACAAGCAGCAGGAGCAATCGCCCCGCTACCATGCCCGGGAAGTGGCTCTCAAGCTGGCGGAACTCAGTGGCGCGGTGACCATCCTTGGCAGTGCTACGCCCGATGTCGAAACTTACTATCGCGCTCAGACAGGCAGATACAGATTGCTGCGACTCCCTCAGCGGATCACCTTGAGGGGGGAGTCACCCCTCCCTGAGGTGAAGCTGGTGGATATGCGTGAGGAGCTTAAGGCAGGAAACCGGAGCATCTTCAGTCGATTGTTGAGTAGGGCCGTAGCCGAGACTTTGTCTGCCCAAGAGCAGGTTATCCTCTTCCTCAATCGGCGGGGCACTGCCACTTTTGTCCAGTGCCGGAATTGTGGTTTTGTACTGAGGTGCCATCGCTGCGACTTAGCGCTGACGTATCATGCTGAGGAGGAGACACTGGTCTGTCACCAGTGCAACTACAGAAAGCCGGTTCCCACGGTCTGCCCCGAGTGCTCAAGCAGGCGGATCAGATTCCTGGGTATAGGAACCCAGAGGGTGGCAGAGGAGATAGCCCAAGCCTTCCCTGAAGCGAGGTTACTACGCTGGGACCGTGACGCCACCGGAGGGAAAGACGCACACGAGAGGATCCTGAACAAGTTCCTCTCTCATCAGGCGGACATCCTTATCGGGACGCAGATGATTGCCAAGGGGCTGGACCTGCCCCTGGTAACCCTGGTGGGGGTAATCTCGGCTGACACGGCGCTTCATTTTCCTGATATTCGCTCCTGTGAGCGCACCTTCCAACTCCTGAGCCAGGTGGCGGGGAGGGCCGGACGCGGTTCCAGTCCGGGGCGGGCTGTGGTGCAGACATATACTCCGGAGCACTATGCCATTACCAGTGGCGCAAGGCAAGATTATGCCTCCTTCTACCGTCAGGAGATCGGCTATCGGCGGCAGTATAAGAATCCTCCTTTCAGCCGGTTGGTTTCTCTTGTTCATACGCATACTAATGCTGAGATGTGCCGTCACGGGGCGGAGAGAATGCATCAGCGACTAATGGCAAAGAGGAACTCTGAGGGTATAGATGTAAACCTGATCGGTCCTTCCCCAATGTTCTTCGGGAGGATACGAGGGCGATACCGGTGGCAGATCATATTGCGGGGCGCTGATCCCACCCGTCTCCTGGCCGGCCTGCCTTTGCCGCGAGGCTGGGTAGTGGACGTCGATCCGATTGGCCTGTTATGA
- a CDS encoding TM2 domain-containing protein, translating to MFCRNCGKEITDNTAFCPNCGTRLAAESMEGISPKSRLAATLFAWFLGQFGAHRFYTGKIGTAVVMLVMGIVGWATIWIFGLGLILLIPVWIWALVDFIYAVSGYAKDAEGRIIKHW from the coding sequence ATGTTTTGCAGGAACTGCGGGAAAGAGATAACAGATAATACGGCATTCTGCCCCAATTGCGGTACAAGGCTGGCGGCAGAGTCGATGGAAGGCATATCACCGAAATCGAGGTTGGCTGCTACTCTGTTTGCCTGGTTCCTGGGGCAATTCGGGGCACATCGGTTCTATACGGGCAAGATTGGCACGGCAGTCGTAATGCTTGTTATGGGTATCGTGGGGTGGGCCACCATATGGATCTTTGGCCTGGGATTGATTCTTCTTATACCTGTGTGGATCTGGGCGCTGGTCGACTTCATCTATGCGGTATCAGGATATGCCAAGGATGCTGAAGGTAGGATCATTAAGCACTGGTAG
- the def gene encoding peptide deformylase: protein MAVLPLRFAPDPVLRRKAKRVSNLDGSVQKLIDDMLETMPAACGVGLAAPQVGISLRIAVIGLPDEEPIVLVNPEIVRRSGERVLEEGCLSVPGYRGEIKRSVSVIVKARDRSGKETRIKGTELMAQVLEHELDHLNGVLYIDHLKSTDELYKIEPEEEQGL from the coding sequence ATGGCGGTTTTGCCACTCCGTTTTGCTCCTGACCCAGTGTTGCGACGGAAAGCCAAGCGAGTAAGCAACCTCGATGGGTCGGTACAGAAACTGATTGACGATATGCTGGAGACTATGCCGGCCGCCTGTGGTGTGGGATTGGCTGCTCCACAGGTTGGCATTTCTCTGCGAATAGCTGTGATCGGACTCCCTGATGAGGAGCCCATCGTGCTGGTTAATCCGGAGATCGTCAGGAGGTCAGGGGAGCGCGTTTTAGAGGAAGGCTGCCTCAGCGTACCGGGATACAGAGGGGAGATTAAACGCTCGGTTTCAGTGATAGTCAAGGCACGCGATCGCAGTGGGAAAGAGACTCGCATAAAGGGTACAGAGCTCATGGCCCAGGTTCTGGAACATGAATTGGACCACCTCAATGGGGTGCTGTATATAGACCACCTGAAGAGTACGGATGAGCTGTATAAAATTGAGCCTGAAGAAGAGCAAGGCTTATGA